A stretch of Telopea speciosissima isolate NSW1024214 ecotype Mountain lineage chromosome 11, Tspe_v1, whole genome shotgun sequence DNA encodes these proteins:
- the LOC122645513 gene encoding AMSH-like ubiquitin thioesterase 2: MILMGNVQTHPSQSCFMSSIDLHTHYSYQIMLPEAIAIVMAPKDGSRTHGIFRLTTPGGMSVIRQCQQRGFHPHEQPPDGRPIYDHCTDVYMNPNLKFDVIDLR, from the exons ATGATCTTAATGGGCAATGTTCAGACACATCCTTCGCAGTCTTGTTTCATGTCGTCAATTGATCTTCATACTCACTACTCATATCAG ATCATGTTGCCTGAAGCAATTGCAATTGTCATGGCTCCAAAAGATGGGTCAAG AACCCATGGCATTTTCCGGCTAACAACACCAGGTGGTATGTCAGTCATTAGACAATGTCAGCAGCGTGGCTTCCATCCACATGAACAGCCTCCAGATGGTAGACCCATTTATGATCATTGTACAGATGTCTATATGAACCCCAATCTAAAGTTTGATGTCATCGATCTCAGATGA
- the LOC122645551 gene encoding uncharacterized protein LOC122645551: MTIDLCSASESSGLGMSPRISFSHDLRHSDVVPVEENCQRSDASLLDSSLDFDFGVSASFEQEPPFSADELFFDGKILPCEIWEKTQTVSPLKQTHQAKPPLPPPPLPSPTNTTTTTKTTMLKKTSTVTDDSKKESLKEIMATSIESEDKASSSKSFWRFSRSSSLNSGNGQRRGLICSLPLLSRSNSTGSSTISKRQPLFKGSQKHSHKPPTPTPAKSSSSSSFQSHSHQKPPLKKYSGSYGNGGVRISPVLNIPPPYIAKGTASLFGLGSLFCGGKDKNNKKK; this comes from the coding sequence ATGACGATAGATCTCTGCTCGGCCTCGGAGAGTTCTGGTCTAGGGATGAGTCCCAGAATTTCGTTTTCTCATGATCTACGTCACTCGGATGTCGTCCCTGTCGAAGAAAACTGCCAACGATCAGATGCGTCGCTCTTGGATTCCAGtttagattttgattttggcgTTAGCGCAAGCTTCGAACAAGAACCACCATTTTCCGCTGATGAGCTCTTCTTCGACGGAAAAATCCTTCCCTGTGAAATTTGGGAGAAAACACAAACAGTTTCTCCTTTGAAACAAACCCATCAAGCTAAGCCTCCtctgcctcctcctcctctcccttctcctaCTAATACTACGACGACGACAAAAACAACGATGTTGAAGAAGACGAGCACAGTAACTGATGATTCGAAGAAAGAGAGCTTGAAGGAAATCATGGCGACGAGTATCGAATCAGAGGATAAGGCCTCCTCCTCGAAATCTTTCTGGCGGTTCAGTCGAAGCAGTAGTCTTAATTCCGGGAACGGGCAAAGACGCGGCTTGATTTGCTCCCTACCACTTTTATCGCGAAGCAATTCAACAGGTTCATCCACAATTTCCAAACGACAACCATTGTTCAAGGGTAGTCAAAAACACTCACATAAACCTCCTACACCCACGCCTGCAaagtcgtcgtcgtcgtcgtcgtttCAGTCTCACTCTCATCAGAAGCCTCCACTGAAGAAGTATAGCGGGTCTTACGGCAATGGCGGAGTCCGAATTAGTCCTGTTCTCAATATTCCACCTCCCTATATTGCCAAAGGAACTGCAAGTTTATTTGGTTTGGGTTCGTTATTCTGCGGTGGGAAGGAtaagaacaacaagaagaaatgA